A region from the Mucilaginibacter sp. CSA2-8R genome encodes:
- a CDS encoding FadR/GntR family transcriptional regulator, with amino-acid sequence MAVKEKLGEKVIKLIRQDIATGLFKIGEKIPAEPVLMKQYRVGRSTIREAIKTLAVAGVLKVQQGAGTFVNTHVNPETIDERLRRADFDEINEVRALLENEIVALAAQHRTDDHIVEMKHCLAARKQAILSEQQQACIEADIAFHLAIARASGNSVLADLYKSFTIIIRDFFSRRETQGITQFAMSHYLHQSVFEAIYNGDADQACQITQKILNNNY; translated from the coding sequence ATGGCTGTTAAAGAGAAATTAGGTGAAAAAGTAATTAAGCTGATCAGGCAAGATATTGCTACCGGGCTGTTTAAAATTGGCGAGAAAATTCCGGCCGAACCGGTACTAATGAAGCAATACCGCGTAGGCCGTTCTACCATACGCGAGGCTATTAAAACGTTGGCCGTAGCCGGAGTGCTTAAAGTTCAGCAAGGGGCCGGAACCTTTGTAAACACTCATGTAAATCCCGAAACCATTGACGAGCGTTTGCGCCGTGCCGACTTCGATGAAATTAATGAAGTGCGGGCATTGCTTGAAAACGAAATTGTGGCCCTGGCGGCTCAACATCGAACCGACGACCACATTGTAGAAATGAAGCATTGTTTGGCTGCGCGTAAGCAGGCAATACTGAGCGAACAGCAACAAGCTTGCATCGAAGCTGATATCGCGTTTCACCTGGCCATTGCCCGCGCTTCGGGCAATTCAGTTCTGGCCGACTTATATAAAAGCTTTACTATCATCATTCGCGATTTTTTTTCGCGCCGTGAAACGCAAGGTATTACCCAATTTGCCATGAGCCACTATCTGCACCAGTCTGTCTTTGAAGCCATTTACAACGGTGATGCAGACCAAGCCTGTCAAATCACTCAAAAGATATTAAATAACAACTATTAA
- a CDS encoding sulfite exporter TauE/SafE family protein, translating into MTILTFTLILLAGAYLAGLVGSLTGLGGGVVVIPLLTLVFQVDIRYAIGAALLASIANSSGAASAYVKEGITNIRLGMFLEIATTIGAVIGAVLAVYTPTNTIAILFGVILLFSAAMTLRRKNQEALTEGSKLADVLKLNNSYPTKDGEVHYKLKNVGAGFSIMTVAGVLSGLLGIGSGALKVLAMDSAMRIPFKVSTTTSNFMIGVTAAASAVVYLQRGYMDPAIAFPVVLGVLGGAFTGSKLLTRMDPKVLKYIFCVAITFVAAEMMYNGFNHKF; encoded by the coding sequence ATGACTATATTAACATTCACCCTCATATTGCTGGCTGGGGCTTACCTTGCAGGCCTTGTTGGCTCACTTACCGGTTTAGGTGGTGGTGTAGTGGTTATACCACTGCTCACATTGGTTTTTCAGGTAGACATTCGCTATGCCATTGGTGCAGCGTTGCTGGCATCTATTGCAAACTCTTCGGGCGCTGCGAGTGCTTATGTAAAAGAAGGCATTACCAACATTCGTTTAGGCATGTTTTTAGAGATTGCCACTACCATTGGTGCTGTGATAGGTGCAGTGCTGGCTGTTTACACACCTACCAATACAATAGCTATACTTTTTGGTGTAATACTCTTGTTTTCGGCTGCCATGACTTTACGCCGAAAAAACCAGGAAGCGTTAACCGAAGGCAGCAAGCTGGCTGACGTGTTAAAACTGAACAATAGCTACCCTACAAAAGATGGTGAGGTACACTATAAACTTAAAAATGTAGGTGCCGGATTTTCAATCATGACGGTAGCCGGTGTTTTATCCGGCCTGTTGGGCATCGGTTCGGGCGCACTTAAAGTGTTAGCCATGGATTCGGCTATGCGCATCCCTTTTAAGGTAAGCACCACTACCAGTAACTTTATGATAGGGGTAACTGCTGCAGCAAGTGCAGTGGTATACTTACAGCGTGGATATATGGACCCAGCTATTGCCTTCCCGGTGGTATTAGGTGTTTTAGGTGGAGCATTCACAGGCTCAAAACTACTCACCCGGATGGACCCCAAAGTTCTTAAATACATTTTTTGTGTGGCTATCACATTTGTAGCTGCGGAGATGATGTACAACGGTTTCAATCACAAATTTTAA